A single genomic interval of Rhinopithecus roxellana isolate Shanxi Qingling chromosome 11, ASM756505v1, whole genome shotgun sequence harbors:
- the RPP38 gene encoding ribonuclease P protein subunit p38: MAAAPQAPGRGSVRKTRPLVVKTSLNNPYTICWSPLESEDMHFILQTLEDRLKAIGLQKIEDRKKKNKTPFLKKESREKCSIAVDISEDLKEKTDAKQPVSGWTPAHVRKQLAIGVNEVTRALERSELLLVLVCKSVKPAIITSHLIQLSLSRTVPACQVPRLSERIAPVIGLKCVLALGFKKNNSDFVDEVRAIIPRVPILSVPWLQDRIEDSGENLETEPLESQDKELLDTSFEDLSKPKRKLADSQQASVTLQPLKIKKLIPNPNKKRKPPKSKKATPK; the protein is encoded by the coding sequence atggcGGCAGCTCCTCAAGCACCGGGGCGGGGATCTGTCCGTAAGACGAGACCTCTGGTTGTGAAGACGTCGTTGAACAACCCATACACCATCTGCTGGAGCCCTCTGGAGAGCGAGGATATGCACTTCATCCTACAGACGCTTGAGGACAGGCTTAAAGCTATTGGACTTCAGAAGATTGAagataggaagaaaaagaacaaaacaccttttctgaaaaaagaaagcagagagaaatgCAGCATTGCTGTTGATATTAGTGAGGATCTGAAGGAGAAAACAGATGCTAAGCAGCCAGTGTCAGGGTGGACGCCTGCACACGTCAGGAAGCAGCTTGCCATTGGCGTTAACGAAGTTACCAGAGCCCTGGAAAGGAGTGAACTGCTGTTAGTTCTGGTGTGTAAATCAGTCAAGCCTGCCATTATCACCTCACACCTGATTCAGTTAAGCCTCAGCAGAACCGTCCCTGCCTGTCAGGTCCCCCGGCTTAGTGAGAGAATCGCCCCCGTCATTGGCTTAAAATGTGTCCTAGCCTTGGGCTTCAAAAAGAACAACAGTGACTTTGTGGACGAAGTAAGAGCCATCATCCCCAGAGTCCCCATTTTAAGTGTACCATGGCTTCAAGACAGAATTGAAGATTCTGGGGAAAATTTAGAGACTGAACCTCTGGAAAGCCAAGACAAAGAGCTTCTGGACACTTCATTTGAAGATCTGTCAAAACCTAAGAGAAAGCTTGCTGACAGTCAGCAGGCTTCTGTAACATTACAACCccttaaaataaagaaactgattCCAAACCCtaataagaaaaggaaaccacCCAAAAGTAAAAAAGCTACTCCAAAGTAA